A genomic window from Struthio camelus isolate bStrCam1 chromosome 2, bStrCam1.hap1, whole genome shotgun sequence includes:
- the FIGNL1 gene encoding fidgetin-like protein 1, with amino-acid sequence MEKPTHGTVHLSDWQKSYFAITSGTCTPGQKADGYRAKILQIQYAWANSEISQVCAANLFKKYAEKYSAIIDSDNIETGLNNYAENILTLAKCQQNDSDKWQSALTTDNVFELKCVQERMQAGKNFQSSQMAPADAFVPADKGVSASAAPGLPKLPVFSNAGETDLWAGSSKRASQGADLLEHPSSSKSLQSTLPPATKTSDIFPASSASFNELIQTGVQATPLFGSKEAASSSSLKASGHSGDGQNLSLSNQSAVHGWSANSGKRKAFYSVADESNPVTPNLTSCQASVSTESSSSPGNRNRNEEGSVTGFRTAKEQLWVDQQKKPQNLPQRTPISSYGGVKKSLGAGRSRGPFGKFVPPVPKQDGNENGGAQCKPHTRGPAEPSLPVDERLKNIEPKMVELIMHEIMDHGPPVNWDDIAGVEFAKATIKEIVVWPMLRPDIFTGLRGPPKGILLFGPPGTGKTLIGKCIACQSGATFFSISASSLTSKWVGEGEKMVRALFAVARCQQPAVIFIDEIDSLLSQRGDGEHESSRRIKTEFLVQLDGATTSSEDRILVVGATNRPQEIDEAARRRLVKRLYIPLPEASARKQIVARLMSKEHCCLNEEEIELIVRKSNGFSGADMTQLCREASLGPIRSLQSMDITTIMPDEVRPIAFLDFESAFKTVRPSVSSKDLELYETWNQTFGCGR; translated from the coding sequence ATGGAAAAACCCACCCATGGTACCGTGCACCTGAGTGACTGGCAGAAAAGTTACTTTGCTATTACCTCTGGCACCTGCACACCCGGACAGAAGGCAGATGGATATCGTGCCAAAATTCTACAGATTCAGTATGCATGGGCAAACTCTGAGATCTCTCAGGTCTGTGCTGCCAACCTGTTTAAGAAATATGCAGAGAAATACTCTGCAATTATTGACTCTGACAACATAGAGACTGGCTTGAATAACTATGCTGAAAACATTTTGACTTTGGCAAAGTGTCAGCAAAATGACAGTGACAAGTGGCAATCTGCCTTGACAACAGATAATGTATTTGAATTAAAATGTGTGCAAGAGAGGATGCAGGCTGGCAAAAATTTCCAAAGCTCTCAGATGGCACCAGCAGATGCCTTTGTACCAGCTGATAAAGGGGTCAGTGCCTCTGCCGCTCCAGGTCTCCCAAAACTCCCTGTCTTCAGCAATGCTGGAGAGACTGACCTCTGGGCTGGCTCATCAAAACGTGCAAGCCAGGGAGCAGATCTCCTTGAGCATCCCTCATCTTCAAAGTCTCTTCAAAGCACTCTGCCTCCTGCGACCAAAACTTCAGATATATTTCCTGCCTCTTCTGCTTCCTTCAATGAACTGATTCAAACAGGTGTCCAGGCAACTCCATTATTTGGAAGTAAAGAAGCAGCAAGTAGCAGTTCTCTGAAAGCATCAGGTCACTCTGGTGATGGGCAAAATTTGTCTCTTTCCAATCAGTCCGCTGTGCATGGCTGGTCTGCaaattctggaaaaagaaaagcgtTTTATAGTGTGGCAGATGAAAGCAACCCTGTGACTCCCAACCTTACTTCATGCCAGGCTTCCGTTAGTACAGAATCCAGTAGTTCCCcagggaacagaaacagaaatgaagaggGCAGTGTTACTGGTTTTAGAACTGCGAAAGAACAGCTGTGGGTGGATCAGCAAAAGAAACCTCAAAACCTACCCCAGCGCACACCAATCTCGTCATATGGAGGTGTAAAAAAATCACTGGGTGCAGGCAGATCTCGGGGTCCATTTGGCAAGTTTGTTCCTCCAGTTCCAAAACAGGATGGAAATGAAAATGGAGGAGCACAGTGTAAACCTCATACAAGAGGACCAGCAGAACCATCGCTTCCTGTAGACGAACGACTGAAAAACATAGAACCAAAAATGGTTGAACTCATTATGCATGAGATCATGGACCACGGGCCTCCTGTGAACTGGGATGACATTGCCGGAGTTGAATTTGCTAAAGCTACGATAAAAGAAATAGTAGTCTGGCCTATGCTGAGGCCAGACATCTTTACTGGGTTACGTGGTCCTCCCAAAGGAATTCTTCTCTTTGGCCCCCCTGGGACTGGCAAGACTCTAATCGGCAAGTGCATTGCTTGCCAGTCGGGAGCTACGTTTTTTAGCATCAGCGCTTCTTCTCTGACCTCCAAATGGGTAGGTGAGGGGGAGAAGATGGTCCGTGCGTTGTTTGCTGTGGCGCGATGCCAACAGCCAGCAGTTATTTTCATTGATGAAATTGATTCTCTGTTGTCTCAGCGTGGAGATGGGGAGCACGAGTCTTCGAgaagaataaaaactgaatttctggTCCAGTTAGATGGGGCAACAACCTCCTCAGAAGATCGTATTCTAGTGGTTGGAGCAACAAATCGGCCCCAAGAAATTGATGAAGCTGCCCGAAGGAGACTGGTAAAGAGGCTGTACATTCCTCTTCCAGAAGCTTCCGCTAGGAAGCAGATTGTTGCTCGGCTAATGTCAAAGGAGCACTGCTGCCTAAATGAGGAGGAAATTGAACTCATAGTTAGGAAGTCTAACGGATTTTCTGGGGCAGACATGACGCAGCTCTGTCGAGAAGCTTCTCTGGGCCCCATCCGCAGCCTGCAGTCCATGGATATTACAACCATCATGCCAGACGAAGTACGGCCTATTGCTTTTCTTGACTTTGAGAGTGCCTTCAAAACTGTGCGGCCCAGCGTTTCCTCAAAGGATCTAGAGTTGTATGAAACCTGGAACCAGACATTTGGCTGTGGTAGATAA